A DNA window from Nitrospira sp. contains the following coding sequences:
- a CDS encoding Signal peptidase I (MaGe:77310454), with the protein MSMEPTPPNLEDVSGVPPGAAPAERSVPEAARPNGKSIVREYAEAIIVAMLLAFAIRVFVVQAFKIPSGSMIPTLLIGDHILVSKLSYGVQWPADCKLQWNFPPINCYTSTNVMPFGKPQRGDVIVFRFPEDEEKDFIKRIVGTPGDTVQIRNKQILVNGQLLDDRAFTQRIDPGIIDSTVNPRDNFGPVTVPEGSYFVMGDNRDQSLDSRFWGYVREEKIRGKAFRIYWSWSGQGEWTEWVRWDRFGKAIQ; encoded by the coding sequence ATGAGTATGGAGCCGACTCCGCCCAATCTGGAGGATGTGTCGGGAGTCCCGCCTGGCGCGGCTCCAGCCGAGAGGTCTGTGCCTGAGGCCGCTCGTCCGAACGGAAAATCAATTGTCCGGGAATATGCCGAAGCGATTATTGTCGCGATGCTGCTGGCTTTTGCCATCCGGGTTTTTGTCGTGCAGGCGTTCAAGATTCCGTCAGGGTCGATGATTCCCACGCTGTTGATCGGCGATCATATTCTCGTCAGCAAGCTGTCCTATGGCGTGCAATGGCCGGCCGACTGCAAACTGCAATGGAACTTCCCCCCAATCAACTGTTACACGTCCACGAATGTGATGCCGTTCGGCAAGCCGCAGCGGGGCGATGTCATTGTATTTCGTTTTCCGGAAGATGAAGAAAAGGATTTCATCAAGCGCATCGTTGGCACGCCCGGCGACACGGTACAAATCCGCAACAAGCAGATTTTGGTCAACGGCCAGCTGCTCGACGACCGGGCCTTCACGCAACGCATCGATCCTGGGATTATCGACAGCACGGTCAACCCGCGCGATAATTTCGGCCCGGTGACCGTGCCGGAAGGATCCTATTTCGTCATGGGCGACAATCGCGATCAGAGCCTCGACAGCCGGTTCTGGGGCTATGTGCGGGAAGAGAAAATTCGCGGGAAGGCGTTCAGAATCTACTGGTCCTGGAGCGGCCAGGGGGAGTGGACCGAGTGGGTCCGGTGGGACCGGTTCGGGAAAGCGATTCAGTAA
- a CDS encoding ADP-heptose synthase / D-glycero-beta-D-manno-heptose 7-phosphate kinase (MaGe:77310455), whose protein sequence is MAPQTTQPQAVSQKALRQYLQRFPQASLLVIGDLILDHYVMGRVSRISPEAPVPVVHVESETLRLGGAANVFNNILALGGKADLCGVIGADESGRLLLKELGKSRSGRGGVIIDQDRPTTRKSRVIAHNQQIVRYDMEGRQELKGTLQKRLLRYVESRIRELSCLVVSDYAKGVVSAALMAELTRMAALRKIPIVVDPKVEHFGYYKGVTVITPNHLEATQAAGLHGDDDRTINQGGAVIRQRLGCQSVLITRGEKGMSLYEGEGAPWHLPTQARQVYDVTGAGDTVIGTLALALATGASMREAATLANHAAGIVVGMVGTATVSPKQLLEAVGNG, encoded by the coding sequence ATGGCTCCGCAGACCACGCAGCCGCAGGCTGTCTCGCAGAAGGCGCTTCGTCAATATCTCCAGCGGTTTCCTCAAGCCAGTTTGCTGGTGATTGGGGACTTAATTCTCGATCACTATGTGATGGGGCGGGTGAGCCGGATTTCTCCCGAGGCGCCGGTGCCGGTCGTGCATGTCGAGTCGGAGACGCTGCGATTGGGCGGCGCGGCCAACGTCTTCAATAATATTCTGGCGCTCGGTGGCAAGGCGGACTTATGCGGCGTGATCGGCGCCGACGAGAGCGGACGGTTGCTGCTCAAAGAGTTGGGCAAGTCGCGCTCCGGCCGGGGCGGGGTGATTATCGATCAGGATCGGCCCACCACCAGGAAGAGCCGGGTGATCGCCCACAATCAGCAGATCGTGCGGTACGATATGGAAGGCCGGCAGGAACTGAAAGGAACGCTTCAGAAACGGCTGCTGCGCTACGTCGAGTCGCGGATTCGTGAGTTGTCCTGTCTCGTCGTGTCGGATTACGCGAAGGGGGTTGTGTCGGCGGCACTGATGGCGGAACTGACTCGGATGGCGGCCTTGCGCAAGATTCCAATCGTCGTCGATCCGAAGGTTGAACATTTCGGCTACTACAAGGGCGTGACGGTGATAACGCCGAACCATCTGGAAGCGACGCAAGCCGCCGGCCTGCATGGCGACGACGATCGGACTATCAATCAGGGCGGCGCGGTGATCCGCCAGCGGTTGGGTTGCCAGTCGGTGCTGATCACGCGCGGTGAAAAGGGGATGAGTTTGTACGAGGGCGAAGGCGCGCCTTGGCATCTTCCGACGCAGGCTCGGCAGGTTTATGATGTGACAGGAGCAGGCGATACGGTCATCGGCACACTGGCGCTGGCGCTGGCGACCGGCGCGAGCATGCGGGAAGCGGCCACGCTGGCCAATCATGCGGCGGGGATTGTCGTCGGCATGGTCGGTACGGCAACTGTCTCGCCCAAACAGCTGTTGGAGGCAGTCGGCAATGGCTAA
- a CDS encoding 3-deoxy-manno-octulosonate cytidylyltransferase (MaGe:77310456) codes for MAKALSSVTVVIPARYGSSRFPGKPLVQLAGKPMIQHVYEQARASRSVTEVLVATDDERIKRAVEQFGGRAIMMGGEYRTGTDRVAAVARMFAGDCFVDLQGDEIPLNPELLSDLIDPFLQSGAEMGTLRRKMDATDDLQNPGIVKVVTDSKGYALYFSRAPIPLVRDDPDRRVVSGLHYIHLGVYIYTKETLLRFAGMQTGALEDAEKLEQLRALENGVRVRVWDTPHASLRIDTPEDVPEAEEKLRQYDSLKQELNLNRTAPSR; via the coding sequence ATGGCTAAGGCATTGTCCTCTGTGACCGTCGTTATCCCAGCCCGCTACGGATCGTCGCGGTTTCCTGGAAAGCCGCTGGTGCAGCTGGCCGGCAAGCCGATGATTCAGCATGTGTACGAGCAGGCGCGGGCCAGCCGCTCTGTGACCGAAGTCTTGGTGGCGACGGACGATGAGCGGATCAAGCGCGCTGTCGAACAATTCGGCGGCCGGGCCATCATGATGGGCGGCGAGTACCGGACCGGAACCGATCGTGTGGCGGCGGTGGCGCGGATGTTCGCGGGCGACTGTTTCGTGGATTTGCAAGGCGACGAAATTCCGCTAAACCCTGAGCTGCTGTCGGACCTCATCGATCCATTCCTCCAAAGCGGCGCTGAAATGGGCACGTTGAGACGCAAGATGGATGCGACCGACGATCTCCAGAATCCGGGGATCGTCAAGGTGGTGACGGATAGCAAGGGCTATGCGCTCTATTTCTCGCGCGCGCCCATTCCGCTGGTGCGCGACGATCCGGACCGGCGTGTGGTCAGCGGGCTGCATTACATTCATCTCGGGGTCTACATCTATACGAAAGAGACGCTTTTGCGTTTTGCCGGGATGCAGACGGGCGCGCTGGAAGATGCGGAAAAGCTGGAGCAGTTGCGCGCGCTTGAAAACGGGGTCCGCGTCCGTGTGTGGGACACGCCCCATGCGTCGTTGCGCATCGATACCCCCGAGGATGTCCCGGAGGCCGAAGAAAAATTGCGGCAATACGATTCCCTGAAGCAGGAGCTCAACCTTAACCGGACCGCGCCGAGCCGATGA